In the Alistipes provencensis genome, CGAGCATCCCTTTCCCAGACTTGTCGGTATAGGGGCCCATCAGGCTGCGGGAGCGGCCGACGACGGTGGTGTAGGTGCTGTTGAGCCCTTCGCAGCAGGAGCCGATCGAGGCGAAAAGATAGTAGTAGCCGTCCCGTTTGTGGATGTAGGTCGCTTCGAAAGCCCCTCCGGCAATCTGCTTCGGCTCGCTGCCCGCTTTCACGGCCAGTCCGTCTTTGGTGAGTTCCACGGCATAAATGCCCCAGAAACTGCCCCAGAAAAGGTAGTTGCGGCCCCTTTCGCGCACGAATTCCGGGTCGATGGAGTTGAACACGCCGATCGTGTTGCTGCGGAACAGGGGGCCGTGGTCCTTGAAAGGTCCCTGCGGGTTGTCCGCCGTCGCCACGCCGATGCCGCACGTTTTGCTTCCGCCCCAGTAGGACATCGAGTAGTAAAGCAGGTAGTTCTTCTTCAGCCGGTTGATGTCGGGTGCCCAGAGCCCGCCCTTGGGTTCGAACGTGGGACGGGTCTCCTTGCTGAAGGCCGCGCCGACGCGCTCCCAGTTCACCAAGTCGAAAGAACGGACGATGGGGATGCTGTAACCGTGGCCTTCCGTGGCGTAGAGATAAAAAGAACCGTCGTCGGCGCAGATCACCGTGGGATCGGGCATGTCGAAGTCCATGACCGGATTGGTGTAGGTGTTCTGGGCCCGGGCGCTGGGCGAAAGGAGAAAGAGGCCGCAGAGGGGCAGTATTTTGAGGAGTTTCTTCATCGGGTTTTATTTGTTCTGTCGTTTATTGAATGGCTTCGGTCGGGGGAGGTCCGGCGTAGGAGCGTTTCATGCCGCCGAAGTCGAGCACGATCTTCTGGACCACGACGCCCGGATCTCCGCAGATGATCTTGACGGTGTGCCTGCCGGGACGGTCGATGTGCAGCGTGGTTTTCTTCACGGCGCAGTTCTTCAGCACGTTTTCGTACCACGCCTGTGCGTATTCGAACGAGGAGGTCGTGGGATTCATCACCGGACCTTCGTCGATCGCCACGCCGTATTTGGTCTCCGTCGATGAGCTCTCGTGGGCGAACGGGCGGTCGGCGCTCAGCGGGAAGGTGGGCAGCATGTAGGTGTACACGTCGACCGATCCGCTGCTGAAACTGTAAAAATCGTATTCCAGACGGGGTGTATTGCGACCGCCGGTGCGTTGTGTGCCGCTCAGGGGGTGTCCCATCTGGACGGACTGCTTCTCGTAGCCGAGGTTGTCGATAAGCGTCATCTTCACTGCGTCGCTTTCGAATTTGCGGTGGAAGCCTGCGGCAGGGATCGAGACGCAGCCGTTGTCCTCCACATACAATCCTTTGACGGTTTCCGGCGCGGGCGTGGCGGGATTGAATACCGAAACGAGCACAGTCTCCTGTTCACTGCCGGCGCCGATGCGGACCGATCCCAGTATGCGCTCCCCGACGGGAACCTTCTCCCAGTCGATCTCCACGGTCAGTTCCTGCTGCGTGGCGGTCGTTCCCGACGTGCGGTTGAGGCGAATCCATTCCTCGGATGCCGCAGCGGTCCAGCCGAG is a window encoding:
- a CDS encoding family 43 glycosylhydrolase; this translates as MKKLLKILPLCGLFLLSPSARAQNTYTNPVMDFDMPDPTVICADDGSFYLYATEGHGYSIPIVRSFDLVNWERVGAAFSKETRPTFEPKGGLWAPDINRLKKNYLLYYSMSYWGGSKTCGIGVATADNPQGPFKDHGPLFRSNTIGVFNSIDPEFVRERGRNYLFWGSFWGIYAVELTKDGLAVKAGSEPKQIAGGAFEATYIHKRDGYYYLFASIGSCCEGLNSTYTTVVGRSRSLMGPYTDKSGKGMLDNGYEVVIRRSDRFAGPGHNSDIITDKAGDDWLLYHAVDSRDPRGRKLLLDKIEWVDGWPTVRNGHPSDTPQPTPLF